From Streptomyces yatensis, one genomic window encodes:
- a CDS encoding ATP-binding cassette domain-containing protein: protein MCVGGTPEAETGAAVTAEGLGVRGSHGWAFRGAGIAADSGALIAIEGPSGSGRTSLLLTLTGRMRPTEGHGAVGGFRVPQQMARIRRFSALAHVPGVSELDPVLTVAEHLRERALLRRRFADSPRGLLRPRRERAAASRAGIDAALTAAGLDLDTLPKGPRTAVRDLERLEALRLSIALALIARPRLLAVDDADMKLSDTERKRAWALLREIAEGGTTVLAVCSQAPADAVVVRTARKSPAEESRKSHEADADTSGTPSADEAAHEAAHGAGPDENEKGAADALAETRRA from the coding sequence ATGTGCGTGGGGGGCACCCCAGAAGCGGAGACCGGGGCGGCGGTGACGGCCGAGGGGCTCGGCGTCAGGGGGTCGCACGGCTGGGCGTTCCGCGGTGCCGGCATCGCCGCCGACTCCGGTGCGCTGATCGCGATCGAGGGCCCGTCCGGCTCGGGCCGCACCTCCCTGCTGCTGACGCTCACCGGCCGGATGCGCCCCACCGAGGGACACGGCGCGGTCGGGGGCTTCCGGGTTCCCCAACAGATGGCGCGCATACGCCGGTTCAGCGCGCTCGCGCACGTACCGGGCGTCAGCGAGCTCGATCCGGTACTCACGGTCGCCGAGCATCTGCGGGAGCGGGCCCTGCTGCGGCGCCGGTTCGCCGACTCCCCGCGCGGGCTGCTGCGCCCGCGCCGTGAGCGGGCCGCCGCGTCCCGGGCCGGGATCGACGCGGCCCTCACGGCCGCCGGGCTGGACCTCGACACGCTGCCCAAGGGGCCGCGTACGGCCGTACGGGACCTGGAGCGGCTGGAGGCGCTGCGGCTGTCGATCGCGCTGGCGCTCATCGCCCGGCCGCGGCTGCTGGCCGTCGACGATGCCGACATGAAGCTCTCGGACACCGAACGCAAGCGCGCCTGGGCGCTGCTGCGGGAGATCGCGGAGGGCGGCACCACGGTCCTCGCGGTGTGCAGCCAGGCTCCGGCCGACGCGGTCGTGGTCCGCACCGCGCGGAAGAGCCCGGCCGAAGAGAGCCGGAAGAGCCATGAGGCCGACGCGGACACCTCCGGCACTCCCTCCGCCGACGAGGCCGCCCACGAAGCCGCCCACGGGGCCGGACCCGACGAGAACGAGAAGGGGGCGGCGGATGCGCTCGCCGAAACTCGCCGCGCTTGA
- a CDS encoding SAV_6107 family HEPN domain-containing protein, translated as MASTAAARRHRAAAPAPSLTGPATDVHPVLRRASAPPAAAGLLTQAHQGLEEAAALETANERFATAHLAALRTAAAVLAVRGRPEPTARRRARIRSAWEVLPEVAPELAEWSALFASGAERRARAEAGIQGAASRRDADDLLRATAMFLRLVERMLMLQPTLPHQAPPGDEPGPPGA; from the coding sequence ATGGCCAGTACCGCCGCAGCGCGCCGGCACCGTGCCGCCGCCCCTGCCCCCTCGTTGACCGGCCCCGCGACCGATGTCCACCCCGTGCTGCGCCGCGCGTCCGCCCCGCCCGCTGCCGCCGGTCTGCTCACCCAGGCCCATCAGGGTCTGGAAGAGGCCGCCGCGCTCGAGACCGCCAACGAGCGCTTCGCGACCGCACATCTGGCCGCCCTGCGCACAGCCGCCGCCGTGCTCGCCGTGCGCGGCCGCCCCGAGCCCACCGCGCGCCGCCGCGCCCGGATCCGCAGCGCCTGGGAGGTCTTGCCGGAGGTCGCTCCCGAACTGGCCGAGTGGAGCGCGCTGTTCGCCTCCGGCGCCGAGCGCCGGGCCCGCGCCGAGGCGGGGATACAGGGCGCCGCGAGCCGGCGGGACGCGGACGATCTGCTGCGTGCCACCGCGATGTTCCTGCGGCTGGTGGAGCGGATGCTGATGCTCCAGCCGACCCTGCCCCACCAGGCCCCGCCGGGCGACGAGCCGGGCCCGCCGGGAGCGTGA
- a CDS encoding methyltransferase — MSDPQRPRASLRTAVVWEVLKDALERRAKATGREAAEGGAVHGALDVLDTGGGSGNFAVPVAGLGHRVTVVDPSPNALFALERRAAEAGVADRVRGVQGDAHGLFDVVERGGYDVVLCHGVLEYVDDPAEGLRNAAAALRPAGTLSVLAAGLGGAVLARALAGHFTEARQALTDPEGRWGSGDPMPRRFTADQLSELVEAAGLEIAAVHGVRVFADLVPGVLVDTEPGALDALLQLEEAAAGLPAFRSVATQLHVLAERD; from the coding sequence GTGTCAGACCCGCAGCGCCCCCGTGCGTCCCTCCGTACCGCCGTGGTCTGGGAGGTCCTGAAAGACGCCCTGGAACGGCGGGCCAAGGCCACGGGCCGGGAGGCCGCCGAGGGCGGGGCCGTGCACGGCGCGCTGGACGTCCTGGACACCGGCGGCGGCAGCGGCAATTTCGCCGTCCCCGTGGCCGGCCTCGGCCACCGCGTCACCGTGGTCGACCCGAGTCCGAACGCCCTGTTCGCCCTGGAGCGGCGGGCCGCCGAGGCCGGGGTGGCCGACCGGGTGCGCGGAGTCCAGGGCGATGCCCACGGGCTGTTCGACGTGGTCGAGCGGGGCGGTTACGACGTGGTGCTCTGCCATGGCGTGCTGGAGTACGTGGACGACCCCGCCGAGGGCCTGCGGAACGCGGCGGCGGCCCTGCGCCCCGCCGGGACCCTCAGCGTGCTCGCGGCGGGCCTGGGTGGCGCCGTGCTGGCCCGTGCCCTGGCCGGTCACTTCACCGAGGCCCGGCAAGCGCTTACCGACCCCGAGGGCCGCTGGGGCTCCGGAGACCCGATGCCGCGCCGCTTCACCGCCGACCAGCTGTCCGAGTTGGTGGAGGCGGCCGGTCTGGAGATCGCCGCGGTGCACGGGGTGCGGGTCTTCGCCGATCTGGTCCCCGGAGTGCTCGTGGACACCGAGCCCGGGGCGCTGGACGCCCTGTTGCAGCTGGAGGAGGCCGCCGCCGGGCTGCCCGCCTTCCGCTCGGTCGCCACTCAGCTGCACGTTCTCGCCGAGCGGGACTGA
- a CDS encoding DUF3040 domain-containing protein — protein sequence MPLSEHEQRMLEQMERALYAEDPKFATALEGSGLRTYTRRRVYQAVAGFLVGIALLMVGVIVPQIWISVVGFLIMLGCAVLAVTGWRKAPKPGEAQSGGGAAPRRQGRQRRSMMARIEERWQRRRDEQGH from the coding sequence GTGCCGCTCTCGGAGCACGAGCAGCGCATGCTCGAGCAAATGGAGCGAGCGTTGTACGCCGAAGATCCCAAGTTCGCGACAGCGCTTGAGGGAAGCGGCCTGCGCACGTACACCCGGCGACGGGTCTACCAGGCGGTCGCGGGTTTTCTGGTGGGCATCGCACTCCTCATGGTCGGAGTGATCGTTCCCCAGATCTGGATCAGCGTGGTGGGCTTCCTGATCATGCTGGGATGTGCGGTGCTCGCGGTGACCGGCTGGCGCAAGGCTCCCAAACCCGGCGAGGCGCAGAGCGGTGGCGGGGCGGCTCCCCGCCGTCAGGGCCGTCAGCGCCGTTCGATGATGGCGCGTATCGAGGAGCGGTGGCAGCGTCGCCGCGATGAGCAGGGCCACTGA
- a CDS encoding transglutaminaseTgpA domain-containing protein: protein MSGSVRLAICAALATVAAACALLPLVDPASWLLQATLLLAVQSGTGVAARRVPLARPLTVATQAVVTLLLLTLVFAHEQALGGLLPSPQALNEFALLLRDGADDVGRYAIPAPLTDGIRLMLVAGVLVIGLVVDALAVTYRSAAPAGLPLLALYSVAAGLSDTGSDWLWFLLAAAGYLLLLLAEGRDRLSQWGRVFSGGAPRPGGMPPSGLAGAGGAPALAPVRTGRRIGVLALGIALVVPAALPSLDGGLLDRQGSGGGSGSGGGTISAVNPLVSLQDSLNQPENKEVLRYRTSSQTTQDLYLRIVALDRFDGTSWKSSERHVTDVPGQLPSPAGLGPSVRVSSIDTSISAADWYAQNWLPLPYPASRVEIDGRWRYEPEGRTLVGDRGQTTRGARYRVTSLLVEPTPEQLATAPAPPSRLRKEYTEVPDSLPSVVASTAREVTAGASNAYEKAVKLQDWFAVNGGFRYDTEVQSGSGSAAIVRFLKQKEGFCVHFSFSMAAMARTLGIPARVAVGFTPGTAQADGSVSVGLKDAHAWPELYFEGVGWTRFEPTPSRGTQPDYTMEQTPSGSPSDEPTSEPSTTSEPTAAPTASDSCSLEMKKLGTCGGAAAQQPDNGASGGGWSATKVTSWSSLAVLLAVVPLLPMLWRRRIRTRRLDGSGGRTEQDAADRILAAWRELTDSAWDFGVLPDDSLTSRRAVARMVRIADLDDDSARAAQRVAEAVEQVLYAPRPRPFAGVADDVRQVLAGFQAKAGRRERLRALLAPRSAAQLLWAWGQRWSALVQRWGAPRWARWASQLRPPRGQGS, encoded by the coding sequence ATGAGTGGGAGCGTTCGGCTCGCGATATGTGCGGCGCTGGCCACGGTGGCGGCGGCCTGTGCGCTGCTGCCACTGGTGGACCCGGCGAGCTGGCTGTTGCAGGCCACCCTGTTGCTGGCGGTCCAGAGCGGGACGGGCGTGGCGGCCCGCCGGGTGCCACTGGCCCGCCCGCTGACGGTGGCCACGCAGGCCGTGGTGACGCTGCTGCTGCTCACCCTGGTCTTCGCGCACGAGCAGGCGCTGGGCGGGCTGCTGCCGAGCCCGCAGGCCCTGAACGAGTTCGCGCTGCTGCTGCGCGACGGCGCCGACGACGTGGGGCGGTACGCGATCCCCGCGCCGCTCACCGATGGTATCCGGCTGATGCTGGTGGCCGGGGTGCTCGTGATCGGCCTGGTGGTCGACGCGCTCGCGGTGACCTACCGCAGCGCGGCCCCCGCCGGGCTGCCGCTGCTCGCGCTGTACTCGGTCGCGGCCGGCCTGTCCGACACCGGGAGCGACTGGCTGTGGTTCCTGCTGGCGGCGGCCGGCTATCTGCTGCTGCTCCTGGCCGAGGGCCGGGACCGGCTCTCCCAGTGGGGCCGGGTCTTCAGCGGCGGCGCCCCGCGTCCGGGGGGTATGCCGCCCTCGGGTCTGGCCGGGGCCGGCGGCGCCCCGGCGCTCGCCCCGGTCCGCACCGGCCGCAGGATCGGCGTGCTGGCGCTCGGCATCGCGCTGGTGGTGCCCGCGGCGCTGCCGTCCCTGGACGGCGGGCTGCTGGACCGGCAGGGCAGCGGTGGCGGGTCGGGCAGCGGCGGCGGCACGATCTCGGCGGTCAATCCGCTGGTGTCGCTGCAGGACAGCCTGAACCAGCCGGAGAACAAGGAGGTGCTGCGCTATCGCACCTCCTCGCAGACCACGCAGGATCTGTATCTGCGGATCGTGGCGCTGGACCGGTTCGACGGCACCTCGTGGAAGTCGTCCGAGCGCCATGTCACCGATGTGCCCGGCCAGCTCCCGTCGCCCGCCGGGCTCGGCCCCTCGGTCCGGGTCTCCTCGATCGACACCTCGATCTCGGCCGCCGACTGGTACGCGCAGAACTGGCTGCCCCTCCCCTACCCCGCGTCCAGGGTGGAGATCGACGGGCGCTGGCGGTATGAGCCGGAGGGCCGCACGCTGGTCGGCGACCGCGGCCAGACCACCCGGGGCGCGCGCTACCGGGTCACCAGCCTGCTGGTGGAGCCGACGCCCGAGCAGTTGGCGACCGCGCCCGCACCGCCCTCGCGGCTGCGGAAGGAGTACACCGAGGTGCCGGACTCGCTGCCGTCCGTGGTGGCCAGTACGGCGCGGGAGGTGACCGCCGGCGCGTCCAACGCGTACGAGAAGGCGGTCAAGCTCCAGGACTGGTTCGCGGTGAACGGAGGATTCCGTTACGACACCGAGGTGCAGTCCGGCAGCGGCTCGGCCGCCATCGTCCGGTTCCTGAAGCAGAAGGAGGGCTTCTGCGTCCACTTCTCCTTCTCGATGGCGGCGATGGCCCGGACGCTGGGCATTCCGGCGCGGGTGGCGGTCGGGTTCACCCCCGGCACCGCCCAGGCCGACGGCTCGGTGTCGGTGGGCCTGAAGGACGCGCACGCCTGGCCCGAGCTGTACTTCGAGGGCGTGGGCTGGACCCGTTTCGAGCCCACCCCGAGCCGTGGCACCCAGCCCGACTACACCATGGAGCAGACGCCCTCGGGCAGCCCGTCCGACGAGCCGACGAGCGAGCCCAGCACGACCTCCGAGCCGACGGCCGCCCCGACCGCCTCCGACAGCTGCTCCCTGGAGATGAAGAAGCTGGGCACCTGTGGAGGCGCCGCGGCCCAGCAGCCGGACAACGGCGCCTCGGGCGGCGGCTGGTCGGCGACCAAGGTCACCAGCTGGAGTTCGCTGGCGGTGCTGCTGGCCGTGGTGCCCCTGCTGCCCATGCTGTGGCGGCGGCGGATACGGACCCGCAGACTGGACGGCTCGGGCGGGCGCACCGAGCAGGACGCCGCCGACCGGATCCTCGCCGCCTGGCGTGAACTCACCGATTCGGCCTGGGACTTCGGCGTGCTGCCGGACGACTCGCTGACCTCGCGCAGGGCGGTGGCCCGCATGGTGCGGATCGCCGACCTCGACGACGATTCGGCCCGGGCGGCGCAGCGGGTGGCCGAGGCGGTCGAGCAGGTGCTGTACGCACCGCGGCCGCGCCCGTTCGCGGGCGTCGCCGACGACGTCCGGCAGGTGCTGGCCGGATTCCAGGCCAAGGCGGGGCGGCGGGAGCGGCTGCGGGCGCTGCTGGCGCCGCGGTCCGCGGCTCAGCTGCTGTGGGCGTGGGGACAGCGCTGGTCCGCGCTGGTCCAGCGGTGGGGAGCCCCGCGCTGGGCCCGCTGGGCCTCCCAGCTCCGGCCCCCGCGCGGCCAGGGGAGCTGA
- a CDS encoding DUF58 domain-containing protein → MAAGGTDMGPEGPGAGEDSGGLRAALAGLTTRGRSFLAAGVAAAVCSYVLGQADLLRVGLLLAALPLVCVAVVYRTRYRVAGSRRLAPARVPAGSEARVHLRMDNVSRLPTGLLMLQDRVPYVLGPRPRFVLDRVEPGGRREVSYRVRSDLRGRYPLGPLQLRLSDPFGMCELTRAFSAYDTLTVVPRVEPLPPVRLTGEAAGYGDGRHRSLALAGEDDVIPRGYRIGDDLRRVHWRSTARYGELMVRREEQPQRAHCTVLLDTRRTAHYGSGPDSAFEWAVSGAASAAVHLLERGYAVRLLTDSGSSVPGPDGGGGFTGSTHDSAETAGLMLDTLAVVDHSDGGGLSPAFEVLRGGGEGLLVAFLGDLDEEQAATAARMRHRTTAAVAFVLDGAAWSRGAEFGGTRELEERLRQLREAGWTALPVGPGASLAQLWRQADTQGATRADAGGPTIGGMTGSWA, encoded by the coding sequence ATGGCCGCAGGGGGGACGGACATGGGCCCCGAGGGCCCCGGCGCCGGCGAGGACTCGGGCGGGCTGCGGGCCGCCCTCGCCGGGCTGACCACCCGCGGCCGTTCCTTCCTGGCCGCCGGGGTGGCCGCCGCGGTGTGCAGCTATGTCCTGGGCCAGGCGGATCTGCTGCGGGTCGGGCTGCTGCTGGCCGCGCTGCCGCTGGTCTGCGTGGCCGTGGTCTACCGCACCCGGTACCGGGTGGCGGGCAGCAGACGGCTCGCGCCCGCGCGGGTGCCGGCGGGCTCCGAGGCCCGGGTGCATCTGCGGATGGACAATGTCTCGCGGCTGCCCACCGGGCTGCTGATGCTCCAGGACCGGGTGCCCTATGTGCTCGGGCCGCGCCCCCGGTTCGTGCTGGACCGGGTGGAGCCGGGCGGCCGCCGCGAGGTGTCCTACCGGGTCCGCTCGGATCTGCGCGGCCGCTATCCGCTGGGCCCGCTGCAGCTGCGGCTGAGCGATCCGTTCGGGATGTGCGAGCTGACCCGCGCCTTCAGCGCCTACGACACGCTCACGGTGGTCCCCCGGGTCGAGCCGCTGCCCCCGGTGCGCCTGACCGGCGAGGCCGCGGGGTACGGGGACGGGCGGCACCGCTCGCTGGCCCTGGCCGGTGAGGACGATGTCATCCCGCGCGGCTATCGCATAGGCGACGATCTGCGCCGGGTGCACTGGCGGTCCACCGCGCGCTACGGGGAGCTCATGGTCCGCCGGGAGGAGCAGCCGCAGCGGGCCCACTGCACGGTGCTGCTGGACACCCGGCGTACGGCGCACTACGGCTCAGGGCCCGACTCGGCCTTCGAATGGGCGGTCTCCGGGGCGGCCTCGGCCGCGGTCCATCTGCTGGAGCGGGGCTATGCGGTCCGGCTGCTGACCGACTCCGGAAGCTCGGTGCCGGGCCCGGACGGCGGGGGCGGCTTCACCGGCTCCACCCATGACTCGGCGGAGACAGCCGGGCTGATGCTGGACACCCTCGCCGTGGTGGACCACTCCGACGGCGGAGGGCTCTCGCCCGCCTTCGAGGTGCTGCGGGGCGGCGGTGAGGGGCTTCTGGTGGCCTTCCTGGGCGATCTGGACGAGGAGCAGGCGGCGACGGCCGCCCGGATGCGGCACCGCACCACCGCCGCGGTGGCGTTCGTGCTGGACGGCGCGGCCTGGTCGCGCGGGGCGGAGTTCGGGGGCACCCGGGAGCTGGAGGAGCGGCTGCGGCAGCTGCGCGAGGCGGGGTGGACTGCGCTGCCCGTCGGCCCTGGAGCCTCGCTGGCACAGCTGTGGCGGCAGGCCGACACCCAGGGCGCCACCCGGGCGGACGCCGGAGGTCCCACGATCGGCGGCATGACAGGGAGCTGGGCATGA
- a CDS encoding AAA family ATPase gives MTTYDERASLSDLTTTAERIRRSVEGVIEGKPEVVRLSLTVLLAEGHLLIEDVPGVGKTMLAKALARSIDCSVRRIQFTPDLLPSDITGVSIFDQQRKEFEFKPGAIFAQIVIGDEINRASPKTQSALLESMEERQVTIDGESYELPNPFMVVATQNPVEMEGTYPLPEAQRDRFMARVSIGYPSPQAELQMLDIHGGVSPLDDLQPVAHAHEIVKLVEAVRSVHVAEAVRRYAVDLVAATRSHPDLRLGASPRATLHLLRAAKASAALAGREFALPDDVQSLAVAVLAHRLLPTAQAQLNRRTAEQVVTDIVQRTPVPTSGSRGTGGGMPPMPPMPPADFGRQQPGARRL, from the coding sequence GTGACGACCTATGACGAGCGAGCGAGCCTCAGCGATCTGACCACCACAGCGGAGCGGATCCGCCGGTCGGTGGAGGGTGTGATCGAGGGCAAGCCCGAGGTCGTACGGCTTTCGCTGACCGTGCTGCTCGCCGAGGGGCATCTGCTGATCGAGGACGTCCCGGGCGTGGGCAAGACCATGCTGGCCAAGGCGCTCGCGCGGTCCATCGACTGCTCCGTGCGGCGGATCCAGTTCACCCCGGACCTGTTGCCGTCCGACATCACCGGCGTGAGCATCTTCGACCAGCAGCGCAAGGAGTTCGAGTTCAAGCCGGGCGCCATCTTCGCCCAGATCGTGATCGGCGACGAGATCAACCGCGCCTCGCCCAAGACCCAGTCCGCGCTGCTGGAGTCGATGGAGGAGCGCCAGGTCACCATCGACGGGGAGAGCTACGAGCTGCCCAACCCCTTCATGGTGGTGGCCACGCAGAACCCGGTCGAGATGGAGGGCACCTATCCGCTGCCCGAGGCGCAGCGCGACCGCTTCATGGCCCGTGTCTCCATCGGATACCCCAGCCCGCAGGCCGAGCTGCAGATGCTCGACATCCACGGCGGCGTCTCCCCGCTGGACGACCTGCAGCCCGTCGCGCACGCCCATGAGATCGTCAAGCTGGTCGAGGCGGTGCGCTCGGTGCACGTCGCCGAGGCCGTCCGGCGTTACGCGGTGGACCTGGTGGCCGCCACCCGCAGCCACCCCGATCTGCGGCTGGGTGCCTCGCCCCGGGCCACGCTGCATCTGCTGCGGGCCGCCAAGGCGTCGGCCGCCCTGGCCGGGCGGGAGTTCGCGCTGCCGGACGATGTGCAGTCCCTCGCCGTGGCGGTGCTGGCGCACCGGCTGCTGCCCACCGCACAGGCCCAGCTGAACCGGCGCACCGCGGAGCAGGTCGTCACGGACATCGTGCAGCGCACCCCGGTGCCCACCTCCGGCTCGCGCGGCACCGGTGGCGGGATGCCCCCGATGCCGCCCATGCCCCCGGCCGACTTCGGCCGGCAGCAGCCGGGCGCGCGGAGGCTGTGA
- a CDS encoding beta-class carbonic anhydrase: protein MSISAPQPNPSTDRDARTGETVTDRLVEANRKYAEKFTDPGMDARPVQRVAVVACMDARLDLHEALGLELGDCHTIRNAGGVVTDDIIRSLTISQRALGTRSVVLIHHTGCGLLSLTEDFRHELEEEVGQRPSWAVEAFKDLDADVRQSMQRVRTSPFLVHTDDVRGFVFDVTTGLLREVAPRA from the coding sequence ATGTCGATATCAGCGCCGCAGCCGAATCCGTCCACCGACCGCGACGCCCGTACGGGAGAGACGGTCACCGACCGCCTTGTGGAGGCCAACCGCAAGTACGCCGAGAAGTTCACCGACCCCGGAATGGACGCGCGGCCCGTGCAGCGCGTCGCCGTCGTCGCGTGCATGGACGCCCGACTGGACCTGCATGAGGCGCTCGGCCTGGAGCTGGGCGACTGCCACACCATCCGCAATGCCGGCGGTGTGGTCACCGACGACATCATCCGGTCCCTGACCATCAGCCAGCGCGCGCTCGGGACCCGCAGCGTCGTGCTCATCCACCACACCGGCTGCGGTCTGCTGAGCCTCACCGAGGACTTCCGGCATGAGCTGGAGGAGGAGGTGGGCCAGCGTCCGTCGTGGGCGGTCGAGGCGTTCAAGGACCTCGACGCCGACGTCCGCCAGTCGATGCAGCGGGTGCGCACCTCGCCGTTCCTGGTGCACACCGACGACGTCCGCGGTTTTGTCTTCGACGTGACGACGGGTCTGCTGCGGGAGGTCGCACCGCGCGCCTGA
- the rsmH gene encoding 16S rRNA (cytosine(1402)-N(4))-methyltransferase RsmH, translated as MSSNALHVPVMLQRCLDMLAPALARPGAVVVDCTLGLGGHSEALLRDFPEARLIALDRDPSALRLAGERLAPYGDRATLVHAVYDELPEVLDRLGVPRVQGILFDLGVSSMQLDEAERGFAYAQDAPLDMRMDQTTGVSAAEVLNTYPPGELVRILRAYGEEKFAKKIVDAVVRERAKEPFTNSARLVELIRAALPQAAKRTGGNPAKRTFQALRIEVNGELAVLERAIPAAVGTLAVGGRIAVLSYHSLEDRLVKQVFAAGARNTAPPGLPVVPEQYQPRLKLLTRGAELPTEEEIAENRRAAPARFRGAERIREEVGP; from the coding sequence ATGAGCAGCAACGCTCTCCATGTTCCCGTCATGCTCCAGCGCTGCCTGGACATGCTGGCCCCCGCTCTCGCCCGGCCCGGCGCGGTCGTGGTCGACTGCACCCTGGGCCTCGGCGGCCACAGCGAGGCGCTGTTGCGCGACTTCCCCGAGGCCCGGCTCATCGCCCTGGACCGCGACCCGTCCGCGCTGCGACTCGCCGGTGAGCGGCTCGCCCCGTACGGCGACCGGGCCACGCTGGTCCACGCGGTCTACGACGAGCTGCCCGAGGTCCTCGACCGGCTCGGCGTCCCCCGTGTCCAGGGGATCCTCTTCGACCTCGGCGTGTCCTCCATGCAGCTGGACGAGGCCGAGCGCGGTTTCGCCTACGCCCAGGACGCCCCGCTGGACATGCGGATGGACCAGACCACCGGCGTCAGCGCGGCGGAGGTGCTCAACACCTACCCCCCGGGCGAGCTGGTGCGCATCCTGCGGGCGTACGGCGAGGAGAAGTTCGCCAAGAAGATCGTGGACGCGGTGGTGCGCGAGCGCGCCAAGGAGCCGTTCACCAACAGCGCCCGGCTCGTCGAGCTGATCCGCGCGGCGCTGCCGCAGGCCGCCAAGCGCACCGGCGGCAATCCGGCCAAGCGCACCTTCCAGGCGCTGCGGATCGAGGTCAACGGCGAGCTCGCGGTCCTGGAGCGGGCCATTCCGGCGGCCGTGGGGACGCTCGCGGTCGGCGGGCGGATCGCCGTGCTCTCGTATCACTCGCTGGAAGACCGCCTGGTCAAGCAGGTGTTCGCGGCCGGTGCCCGCAATACGGCGCCCCCCGGGCTGCCGGTCGTCCCCGAGCAGTACCAGCCCCGGCTGAAGCTGCTCACCCGCGGCGCGGAGCTGCCCACCGAGGAGGAGATCGCCGAGAACCGGCGGGCCGCCCCGGCCCGGTTCCGGGGGGCGGAGCGCATCCGGGAAGAGGTCGGTCCATGA
- a CDS encoding septum formation initiator family protein, protein MSVRGTGPKGRPVPGATTARRTPFVLLVVVLLGSGLIALLLLNSSLNQGSFELSRLEKQTGELTDERQALQQDVDRLSAPAELERRARELGMVPGGSPAFLNPDGSVSGVPAPASGQPSVLGAPGPVLPSALDPTPSQAPATPSALAPSAATPSGAGTGTASVTPWGLPTALSATSSASAQSTPAPQ, encoded by the coding sequence ATGAGCGTGCGGGGGACGGGGCCGAAAGGCCGGCCGGTGCCGGGGGCCACCACGGCCAGGCGCACGCCCTTCGTGCTGCTCGTCGTGGTCCTGCTCGGCTCCGGCCTGATCGCCCTGCTGCTGTTGAACTCCTCCCTCAACCAGGGGTCGTTCGAGCTCAGCAGGCTCGAGAAACAGACCGGGGAGCTCACCGACGAGCGCCAGGCGCTCCAGCAGGACGTCGACCGGCTCTCCGCCCCCGCCGAACTGGAGCGGCGCGCCCGCGAGCTGGGGATGGTGCCCGGTGGCAGCCCGGCCTTCCTCAACCCGGACGGCTCGGTCAGCGGGGTGCCCGCCCCCGCCTCGGGGCAGCCCTCGGTGCTCGGCGCCCCCGGCCCGGTGCTGCCGTCCGCGCTCGACCCCACCCCGTCCCAGGCGCCGGCCACCCCGTCCGCCCTCGCGCCCTCGGCCGCCACCCCGTCCGGGGCGGGCACCGGCACGGCCTCCGTGACCCCGTGGGGGCTGCCCACCGCCCTCTCCGCGACCTCCTCCGCCTCCGCGCAGTCCACCCCGGCCCCTCAGTAG